In the Miscanthus floridulus cultivar M001 unplaced genomic scaffold, ASM1932011v1 fs_47_1_2, whole genome shotgun sequence genome, TTCTTGTTTCCGACCCTAATCCACACCTGCTGCAGCGCCTGCCTCACAGGCTGCTGCCGCTAATCACGGCGCAATCGTCGGACTGGTTTTGGTTAGGCAGGCAAAGGTGAGCATTGGTGATCGACACGGGTCATGGACCGGAGCCCGTCCGCGGTGGTGGTGGCTCACGAGTCACTAACCACGCACGCAGGGGCGTCAGTAAAGCGGATCTGATGGGGCATGGCACGGCAGCCTTTCCCTGCGCACTCGCTGGCGCCGCAcatgccgggccgggccgggcctgtCCTGGCCGCGCGGGCGGTACGCTTCCATAACTGCCCTCACCTCCCGCCCTCCTACCGTGCCACCGCCAGGTCCACCACCACCGTCCACTGCCGCTCCATCTTTGCTCTCCTCCTCGCCTCGTCGGCGATATAAGCACAGCGGGGCGGAACCAGATGCCCGTCCCTCCCAAGTATCTCTCGCCTTCGACAGGTTCTCCTCGCCTTTGGTCAGGCTCAGGCACAGGAGGAGGCCAACAAGGACGAGCGATGGCGGCGAGCAAGGTCGTCTCCATCCTGGTGCTCGCATTCCTGCTCCTCGCCGCCGTCGCCTTCCCCGTGGTGAGATCTCTGCGCTAGCCTCATCTTTCCTCAACCTCAAGAGCCAGGCATTCTGCATTCGTGTACGTACAAAGCTTGCCGACTAATCGGCCGATTTGCTCCTCAGTCTGCAGGTCCGCGGCAGCAGGGGAAgaagggcggcggtggcggcaaccTGAAGCCCTGGGAGTGCTCGCCCAAGTGCGCGTCGCGGTGCTCGCAGACGCAGTACGCGAAGGCCTGCCTCACCTTCTGCAACAAGTGCTGCGCCAAGTGCCTCTGCGTGCCGCCGGGCTTCTACGGCAACAAGGGCGCCTGCCCCTGCTACAACAACTGGAAGACCAAGGAAGGAGGCCCCAAGTGCCCCTAGATGGCTAGATCCATCCCACCACTCCCGGCCGCCATTGTTGCCCTGCTCTGCTCCGAATCTGGAATGCATTGTTCTTCTACCCACTAGGCTAGGTATTTTATTAGTATTGCCCCAATGCTGAATCTGGAATGCTACCAGCCAGATCTGCATACTcctgagtgagcttgagctactCAGGGAGAGTGAGGATTCCTAGGTAGGGTGGCATGCCATGTGAATCCTGAATCCCCCTCCCTATTGCTCCACTGGTACGAGTCAGTCAACTAAAATTACTCCAGGATTGACTGGCCTAATGACGGACATCCCACGTGATTAGTGGGGCCTGTCACTCAAACCTGATAGCCTTCCTGGTATTGGCAGTCTTGTATGCTGTAGCAGTCCTGATGCACCAGCATTATTTTGTTACAATGGTTGTGCTTGAGTTTGTGTTTTTGTTCCGAGTTTTTGAGTGGGCAGGCGCGGGCGCGGCAAATGCGCGTTTTCAAGAGGTCTGGTCTTGGTCTTGGCCTCTTTGGCGGCAGAGGAGGGTGTGAGTCAGATCTGGGATGTTTCGGAGCGCGAAAATTGCCTGGCTTGTACAGTGTACTGTAGAGAAGAGGGGACGGGAGGGAATCGAACAGGGCATTGGAGGCAGAGACGCAGGCAAAAGAAAGCCATAGGCAGATCAGGCCCATCATCACGTGCCCACCAGCAGCCCATGATAAGTAGTATAGTAGATCCTGAAACGGGCCCATACCCGTTGCTGAATCTGGAATGCTACCAGCCAGATCTCTGCTACACATGGATGTTGCACATGACGGCACAAGATCATTACATTCGCCCGTTTTTATATTACTAGCAACTAAATAATCTTCTTGTCATGTCATTGGCTCACTGCTACTACACCTCTAAGATACGATATACATCCCTAGGGACAACCAAACACACCTCATGTTGCTTGTGACCGACGAGCAGAACCATTGCGGACATATCTGTGTGTTGTAACGGAACCAATATGTATAGGAATCAGATTTCATATTATCACTAGATGCAAGTTGTTGTAACATGCATGTATGAGTGTTGGTCATGAGTTCGGGTTAAATGTGAGATGCAGAGGTGCGATCCAGTACATATTTAAATCGAAACATGTATTTATCATCGCTAGATCCAAGCTAGTTAGGGGGTGGAAAACAAAATTAGGATGCAACTTTAGCTATACATCTGACCAGAAGCTCTTAGGCATGAACAACCTAAATGGACTAGGCAGTCATATACATGGGCCTTATGCAGGTGAGGtctaggccccgtttggcacagCACCACATCACTAGTGAAAGCTGTTTTTTTGGGCTTTGGCTCCATGAACAGCTCAATCAGTAGAGCTAGAGCTGTTTTTGTAAATCGTTTGGCAAAATAGTTCTACATATAGAGTTTCTTAAAACATGCTATCATAGAACGCCATGTAGaatgagatgaagccgggtgaagCCACTATTTTTTGCTCCATCCCACCTCAAACCTCTGTGAGAGCACGATTTAAAGGGTTTCGTGGATGAAGCCTTTTTATTTTACCCCGTTTCGCACAAAACGGCTCCTAAAGCCGATGGAGAAGCCCTACCAAACAAGGGCCTTAGTTATTGTTTTATCTCCATGATGTTCAAGCACAGAATAGCCCATAATACTAGCCCCACCAAGAATAAAAATTCACCATCCATCCTTCCTCTCATATCCTCTCGTTACGTTCTacccctccatcccaaaataggCTCACATTTCACACTTCGAAGATTCCAACTAACTTAAGCTTGACCAAATCTATATGAAAAATACTaagatttataatatcaaataatcatcattagattaatcatatcatatattttcatactaatcctatttagagatacaaatgttaatattatttttttataaatctagttaaacttgagattatttgacttctcgaaatgcgagatgtgcacttattttaGGACGGAAAGAGTATGAGCATGTTTGGCATAACTCCAGCTCCAAGAAAACAGATTCGAAGCACCAGCTCCACCAGAGCAGCTACTGGATCTATTCTCTCAGCGTGGAGCTGCGAAAATGTGCTTGGCTGATACGATAGCTCCGGATCCAGAAATAGAGACTTTGTTTTTTTGATTGTCCACTTATGCCCTTGGACGTTTGGTGTTTCTTTTTTTCCTGTACGTCATTTGCATGGACGTGTACGCggtgttttttttgttttacGTCTTCTGTATGGATGTTGTACGTTACGTGccaattttttcttttttgcaatTTCTCAAGTCTCAACACAAGATCACCTTGTTTAGGACATAGAAAATAAATTAAACTATAATTGACCTTGTTCATGACAATATCTCAACATAATTAATTGTCCATACATAGTGTCGATGCAGAAATCTGATCACCACGCATGACACACGACAAACCTATGAGATTTGCTTCACTCCAAAACAGgacaagtcagttttgagttcGTAAGCATACCAattaatttgaccctgtaattgataagTAGCGAaataattagtaatttaaggtgaaacgtGTCGGTGTTGCTCCAGACAAGAAAGGCTATCAACTAAAGAGTCGATATCTAG is a window encoding:
- the LOC136531933 gene encoding gibberellin-regulated protein 5-like encodes the protein MPVPPKYLSPSTGSPRLWSGSGTGGGQQGRAMAASKVVSILVLAFLLLAAVAFPVSAGPRQQGKKGGGGGNLKPWECSPKCASRCSQTQYAKACLTFCNKCCAKCLCVPPGFYGNKGACPCYNNWKTKEGGPKCP